The Aphelocoma coerulescens isolate FSJ_1873_10779 chromosome 2, UR_Acoe_1.0, whole genome shotgun sequence genome contains a region encoding:
- the MAL2 gene encoding protein MAL2: MLPRGASSMPPPPNPAPYFPPPRVTLPSGLEILRTFSGAVIFLEILFGTIVWILVASTQVPLPLLQGWVMFVAVTAWFLSIVFLSVFLFGYANRIAVNWNQADFIFHGATFVFYFGAFLLQAATTSLHHLPRKFNSTTQESILSGREYNISIAASIFAFATAVCYGCSTALALRRWRLNNS, encoded by the exons ATGTTGCCCAGGGGAGCCTCGTCCATGCCGCCGCCTCCCAACCCCGCTCCCTACTTCCCGCCTCCGCGGGTCACGCTGCCCTCTGGCCTGGAGATCCTGCGCACCTTCTCGGGAGCCGTCATCTTCCTGGAGATC CTGTTTGGAACAATAGTCTGGATTTTGGTTGCTTCTACCCAAGTTCCgctgccactgctgcagggatgggtAATGTTTGTGGCAGTGACTGCATGGTTCCTCTCCATTGTGTTCCTCTCTGTGTTCCTCTTTGGTTATGCAAATAGAATTGCTGTCAACTGGAACCAGGCG gattttattttccatgggGCTacttttgtcttttattttggAGCATTTCTTCTGCAAGCAGCAACTACATCTCTGCATCACTTACCCCGCAAATTCAACTCCACCACACAAGAGAGTATTCTAAGTGGTCGTGAATATAACATAAGCATAGCAGCCTCG ATTTTTGCCTTTGCAACAGCTGTTTGTTATGgttgcagcacagccctggcattAAGGAGATGGAGGCTAAATAACAGTTGA